The window TACGAAGAAGCTCGTTCAAGTGTTTCAGACATCACTGACAGCATCGGTTCAGAACTCACCGATACCGTTGGATATGACCATCGCAACTCCGAGAACAGCGGTAGTAATGATGAAGAAGGTACAACACACGAGACTCAAGATTCTACCTTCAACCCCAATGATTCACCATCGGATGACTCGGAAGAGCGCGATGATGGTCACACGACAGGGAGTCCGTCTAACAATCCCCCTGATTCCGGCATAAGTTCATCTCATGGCTCGAAAACAGACAACGACGCAGGATACGTTGCTCCCCAGATCTGATAGATTATGGATAGACGAAGATTCCTTCATGAACTCAGCGGCTGCACATCAGCAACTATAGCAACCGCATTGGCTGGTTGTGGGGAAACTACTAATCAGGAGACCTCCACTCCTGCAGAGATTCCTCCGTTTCACGCGACGAATGCTGGTGTTTTCTCCCGCATTGAGCCGATGGAAATGGCAGTCCATGAAGCGACTAACGAGTTTCGAACATCAGAAGGTCGTGCACCCTTAGAATATAATGATGATTTAGCGGCAATTTCACGGAATCATAGTCGGAATATGGCAAAGAATGGCTTCTTTGATCATAACGATCATGAGGGCCGTAGTCCTGGCGAGCGGGCCGATTACTTTGGATACCCAGACACGGCCATCTCCGAAAATCTCTACTGGCTCAAGATTCCCTCTCATTGGAACTCTTCCGACCGAGTCGCGGAGCGTGCTGTCTCCTCTTGGAAGGATTCCGCATCACATCGGTCTGCCCTACTTACAGAATCAAAAGTGGTCGCTGGTGTTGGTGCCTACGTCACAGAGAAAAGGAAAGTCTACGTAACTGCCATGTATGCTGATAGAGATGGTCGAATCTCAGCATAAATGAATAATGCCACCATAAAGATGGATATAGATCAAACCCCAACGAATCGACGTACCGTTTTGAAATTGTTTGCTGCTGGTGGAACTGCGGGCTTCGCTGGATGCCCCAATTCAACCTCAGGGAATAATAAAGAAGACGCGATTGCTGTTGCTCGTTCTGAATTATCACAAGCGGTAGAAATATT of the Natronomonas halophila genome contains:
- a CDS encoding CAP domain-containing protein; amino-acid sequence: MAVHEATNEFRTSEGRAPLEYNDDLAAISRNHSRNMAKNGFFDHNDHEGRSPGERADYFGYPDTAISENLYWLKIPSHWNSSDRVAERAVSSWKDSASHRSALLTESKVVAGVGAYVTEKRKVYVTAMYADRDGRISA